One genomic window of Eleginops maclovinus isolate JMC-PN-2008 ecotype Puerto Natales chromosome 12, JC_Emac_rtc_rv5, whole genome shotgun sequence includes the following:
- the ascc2 gene encoding activating signal cointegrator 1 complex subunit 2, protein MACAQVPLDEQQVTELGPLGKEHTLPALHPARKEERFFVPYKSPPEDGSPAEVEEFLEHAKFITEDLEWLLALPHDKFWCQVVFDETLQRCLDSYLHHAPRGLDLATMPSSTAVADMQRCVHRAVFLTFLRMATHKESKESFLTPSVFGEIIYENFLFDIPKFLDLCVLFGKGNSQLLHKMIENIFTNQPSYYIDLDETVPTVLQVFDTILDKCGLHCEGATAMEPMKLNAHKPTAMTMSQQDLVDLILYLCDSTTTIHAFLDIFPAACSSFHSHGFLSRLISFYESAMPDLEKAVRKRNFDATGLQEDLWKRLSHSCRKIVEMAQLLLHHTCLQPILEGGENMQSCAEELLQHFTSFLPEKRFLSDFDEQFPIADYISLLQQALPVIDETRTSYLLQGVESAWDSVGRRMPHGNIQYQGAAGGAAASSAAGSAFLESRDPGSGGAEAMVDAPRKGNNGAVCAVSEAELESLLTCIRDLLPDLGEGFLLACLKEYHYNTELVINNILEDRLAPSLDTLDRAMPRPVVEPIPDVLNVRSNVFDDDEFDVFRRDQVDMSRIWKGRRKGESAKELLNDKQHIAEQKARYLSYETVVDEVVIEPGESSEAYGLDDYDDEYDDTYDMGQVGANDLDGDSLLSRRPFTVPQILRKGNKPEFEEEAEEEEEEESLQNNVNRDQFVQDPALLRERAEARRAAMHQRRGFRPEPRPNNVVGQPKGRGQNQETVVDRRKKEANKGRGANHNRRNMADRKRNKGMIPS, encoded by the exons ATGGCCTGTGCCCAAGTGCCACTGGATGAGCAGCAGGTGACTGAGCTGGGCCCGCTGGGAAAAGAGCACACACTGCCTGCATTG CACCCGGCAAGGAAGGAGGAGCGTTTCTTTGTGCCTTACAAATCCCCGCCGGAAGACGGCTCTCCCGCTGAGGTGGAGGAATTTTTGGAACATGCCAAATTCATCACAGAAGACCTGGAGTGGCTGCTCGCACTGCCCCATGACAAGTTCTGGTGTCAG gtGGTGTTTGATGAGACTCTGCAAAGGTGCCTGGATTCATACCTGCATCACGCTCCTCGCGGCCTCGACCTCGCCACCATGCCCTCCTCCACGGCGGTGGCAGACATGCAGCGCTGCGTCCACAGAGCGGTGTTCCTGACCTTCCTTAGGATGGCCACGCATAAAGAGTCCAAG gaGAGCTTCCTCACTCCGTCAGTGTTTGGAGAGATTATCTATGAGAACTTCCTTTTTGACATTCCCAAATTTCTGGATCTGTGTGTGCTCTTTGGAAAGGGCAACAGCCAGCTGCTGCACAAGATGATAG agaaCATCTTTACCAACCAGCCGTCTTACTACATCGACCTGGATGAGACGGTGCCCACTGTGTTACAG GTCTTCGACACCATCCTAGATAAGTGTGGTCTCCACTGTGAGGGGGCCACAGCCATGGAGCCAATGAAGCTGAATGCACACAAACCCACTGCCATGACCATGAGccagcag GATCTCGTAGATCTTATTCTGTACCTGTGTGactccaccaccaccatccaTGCCTTCCTGGACATCTTCCCGGCCGCCTGCTCCAGCTTCCACTCCCACGGCTTCCTCAGCAG ACTGATCTCGTTTTATGAGAGCGCTATGCCTGACCTGGAGAAGGCGGTGAGGAAGAGAAACTTTGATGCTACAGG TCTTCAGGAGGACTTGTGGAAAAGGTTGTCTCACTCCTGTCGTAAGATAGTGGAGATGGCTCAGCTACTGCTGCATCACACCTGCCTGCAGCCCATCTTGGAGGG AGGCGAAAACATGCAATCATGTGCAGAGGAGCTGCTACAACACTTCACATCTTTTTTACCTGAGAAAAG GTTCTTGTCAGACTTTGATGAGCAGTTCCCCATCGCAGACTACATCAGCCTCCTCCAACAAGCCCTCCCTGTCAT TGATGAGACCCGGACGTCCTACCTGCTCCAGGGGGTGGAGAGCGCCTGGGACTCTGTGGGTCGACGGATGCCACACGGCAACATTCAGTATCAGGGGGCAGCGGGCggtgctgctgcctcctctgcAGCCGGATCCGCTTTCCTGGAGTCCCGAGACCCAGGGAGTGGGGGGGCCGAGGCCATGGTGGACGCTCCCCGAAAAGGAAACAAT GGTGCGGTGTGTGCGGTGAGCgaggcagagctggagtctCTGCTGACGTGCATCAGGGACCTGCTGCCGGATCTGGGCGAAGGCTTCCTTCTGGCCTGCCTGAAGGAGTACCATTACAACACTGAGCTGGTCATTAACAACATCCTGGAGGACCGCCTGGCCCCCAGCCTGGACACACTGGACCGAGCCATGCCAAG GCCAGTGGTGGAGCCGATCCCAGATGTGCTGAACGTCAGATCCAACGTGTTCGACGATGACGAGTTTGACGTTTTCCGCAGAGACCAGGTGGACATGTCCCGCATCTGGAAAGGCAGGAG GAAAGGAGAGAGTGCCAAAGAATTGCTGAACGACAAGCAGCACATAGCGGAGCAGAAGGCTCGCTACCTGTCCTACGAGACTGTGGTGGACGAGGTCGTCATCGAGCCCGGAGAGAGCTCCGAAGCGTACGGCCTGGACGACTACGACGACGAGTACGACGACACCTACGACATGGGCCAAGTGGGAGCCAACGACCTGGACGGAGACAGTTTACTGAGCAGAAG GCCTTTCACGGTCCCACAAATCctgagaaaaggaaacaaaccaGAATTTgaggaggaggctgaagaggaggaggaggaagaatcACTACAG aACAACGTAAACAGGGACCAGTTCGTGCAGGACCCGGCTCTGCTGAGGGAGCGGGCTGAGGCCAGAAGAGCTGCCATGCATCAGAGGAGAGG GTTCCGGCCGGAGCCGCGTCCCAACAATGTGGTGGGCCAACCCAAAGGCAGAGGACAAAACCAGGAGACCGTTGTGGACCGACGCAAGAAGGAGGCTAACAAGGGCCGCGGGGCCAACCACAACCGCCGAAACATGGCCGACCGCAAGAGGAACAAAGGCATGATCCCCTCGTGA
- the rnf215 gene encoding RING finger protein 215, translating to MALARCWCCFGVMLPLVLLRWPGLLVAAEQVALVEVYLEQRPGVSAVLQGEVVESGRESSRSSEHQDEDQEELEGELVLVQNEETQVNGGKDEDDTKEQELWIGVVPVEIDENKASTGNQESFADAMVNRMKRALVLGASALIILALNQNTVSEMDLSQVLSKPIIVIQTSENVTKLIGALLRGLQATAKITYKTILQDNLGATLTLWSSCGRSRGGRYGEWQGVICTGETNSQVQKYLQQLWDTVLLVALIISTGVIVQARWQHQDQQLNDDLELFPKQDVLKRMSSLKTKTYLQPKPWCDPSQSVEADNCAVCLEPFNNNQCLRVLPCLHEYHRECVDPWLLLHHTCPLCKRSILCSVRRDS from the exons ATGGCTTTAGCTCGGTGCTGGTGCTGTTTTGGGGTAATGCTACCGCTCGTCCTGCTGCGGTGGCCGGGGCTGCTGGTCGCGGCGGAGCAGGTCGCTCTGGTGGAGGTTTACCTGGAGCAGCGGCCCGGTGTCAGCGCTGTGCTCCAAGGGGAGGTGGTGGAGTCCGGCAGGGAAAGCAGCAGGAGCTCCGAGCACCAGGACGAGGACCAAGAAGAGCTGGAGGGAGAGCTGGTCCTG GTTCAGAATGAGGAGACACAGGTGAACGGAGGAAAAGATGAGGACGACACCAAAGAGCAGGAGCTGTGGATAGGGGTGGTGCCTGTAGAGATAGATGAAAACAAAGCTTCCACTGGGAACCAAGAGTCCTTCGCTGATGCAATGGTCAACAGA ATGAAGCGAGCATTGGTCCTCGGAGCATCTGCCCTGATCATTCTCGCTCTCAACCAAAACACAGTCAGTGAG ATGGATCTGTCCCAGGTGTTGTCCAAGCCCATTATTGTGATCCAGACATCTGAAAATGTCACCAAGCTGATCGGAGCTCTACTGAG GGGTCTTCAAGCCACAGCAAAAATCACATACAAGACGATCCTGCAGGACAACCTG GGAGCCACGCTCACGCTGTGGTCCAGCTGCGGCCGATCGAGAGGAGGTCGCTACGGAGAGTGGCAGGGGGTCATCTGCACGGGGGAGACCAACTCTCAAGTCCAG AAGTACCTGCAACAGCTGTGGGACACGGTCCTCCTGGTGGCTCTGATCatcagcaccggggtcatcgTTCAGGCCCGCTGGCAGCACCAGGACCAGCAGCTCAACGACGACCTGGAG CTCTTTCCTAAACAGGACGTCCTGAAGAGAATGTCGTCCCTGAAGACCAAGACGTATCTCCAGCCCAAACCCTGGTGCGACCCGTCCCAGTCTGTGGAGGCGGACAACTGTGCCGTGTGTCTGGAGCCGTTCAACAACAACCAG TGTCTGCGGGTGCTGCCCTGTCTGCACGAGTACCACAGAGAGTGTGTGGACCcctggctgctgctgcaccaCACCTGTCCCCTGTGCAAACGCAGCATCCTCT GCAGTGTCCGCAGAGACAGTTAA